The sequence CTGATAATCGGGCGGTAAGTAGACGACCGCGTATTTCTGGTGGCCGTCGGCATCGAGGAAGGGAACGAGGTCGGTGGCACCGAGCCGCTTCGACTGAAGCTGCGGATTGCTTTCGACCAAGCGGCGCGGCGCCGAGAGCGTTTCGTCGGCGACGTAGACGTCGGCCGGGTGGTTGCCGCTGGCGATCGACAGCACCACGGTCTTGCCGTCCTTCGAGAGACGGATACCGGAATAGGTGCGTCCATCGCGCACGAGCGTGGCGAGCTGTTTGGTCGCCCTGTCGTAGCGTAGCACCGCGCGCTCCCATTTCGTGCGCGACGCCGACGTGAGGTACAGGTGTTGGCCGTCGCTCGTCCACGCGGCGAAGCTGACGCGCGGCGACGTCGACGATGAATCGTCCGTCGCGACCACCTGGTCGCGTGCCGAGGTCGCGGCGTCGACGAGCCAGAGGCCTTCGCGGTTCGAGACGAGCACCGCGTCGCCCTTGGGGCTGAAGCGAACGACCGAGAATCGTTCCTTGGCCGCGCGTTCGCGCCCCGCCTTCGTCGTGTCGGGAGGCGTACTATCACCGGGCTTTCGCTCGGCTGGGCCGGCGACCTGCTTCGCGTCCTTGTCGTCGATCGAACCCACGTAGACGCGCCCGTCCTTGGAGTACGCGTAGTGGCGGCCGTCCTCGGCCCACTGGATCTGCATGCCTTTCGTCGTCGCGAAGACGACGCGCTCCGCGCCGCCGGCGGTCGTACGAGTGCGCAGCGAGCGTTCGCTGTTGAAGCTGTCGTAATCCGTCTTCTTCTGGATGTCGACGTCGTAGGCGATCGCGGCATCGTCTTTGGCGAACACGTACTGCCCGATCATCGTCTCGGGCACGACCTCGTGCATCTCGTTCGTCTTCAAGTCGAATGTGACGATGCTTCGCACGCTGCCCATGCGCCGGACGTCGTCCCAGGCGAGGAACGGGTCGAGGCTCGACTGCACGAACACCGGACCTACCGTCATGTTGGTGAACGTGTCGCGCGCCTTCTTGCGCCATTCCGTCGTGTGCACGGTGAACACGAGCGCCTTGCCGTCTGCCGACCACTCCAAGTCGCTGTTCTCGGCGACGTACCTGCCGGCCGGAAGATGCACGGTGACTACCCGATCCCCTTTGCGGTCCCACACGGCGGGTTCGTAGACGTCGCCGTTGAAGATCAGCATCGCGAGGCGATCGCCGTCGGGTGACCAGCGCGGCAAACGGACAGCCCGCTTGTCGGCGAAGACCGGATGTTCCGCGCCAGACTTCGTGTCGATGACGACGAGTCGCACGGGAACCGGATGCACGTAGGTCGGGTCGCCGTCGTGACGGTAGTCTTGTCCGTATGCGTCGCGCCGGACGGATTTGGTCAGCGCGAGCCAACGCCCATCGTCGCTCAAGTCGCCCACCGATGCGCTCACGACCTCGAGAGCGTCGTTCATCGTGAACGCGGCGCTCGACGCGGGCGCCGACGCCGCGGCCTTTGTCGCCGATCCGGAGGCGTTCTGTGCGACGATCGCGAGGCGGGGAGCCACGACGAGCGCGGCGGCGAACAGCAGAGAAACACCGGGGCTGGAACGCATGGCAAATCCGTGAACGGGTGCCGTGCAATGTGCGTGGCCGCCGCGGCCGTCGCCAGCGTCGCGACCCGCGTCGGCCGGCCGACCTGCCGCGCTAGCGGACG is a genomic window of Gemmatimonadaceae bacterium containing:
- a CDS encoding prolyl oligopeptidase family serine peptidase — protein: MRSSPGVSLLFAAALVVAPRLAIVAQNASGSATKAAASAPASSAAFTMNDALEVVSASVGDLSDDGRWLALTKSVRRDAYGQDYRHDGDPTYVHPVPVRLVVIDTKSGAEHPVFADKRAVRLPRWSPDGDRLAMLIFNGDVYEPAVWDRKGDRVVTVHLPAGRYVAENSDLEWSADGKALVFTVHTTEWRKKARDTFTNMTVGPVFVQSSLDPFLAWDDVRRMGSVRSIVTFDLKTNEMHEVVPETMIGQYVFAKDDAAIAYDVDIQKKTDYDSFNSERSLRTRTTAGGAERVVFATTKGMQIQWAEDGRHYAYSKDGRVYVGSIDDKDAKQVAGPAERKPGDSTPPDTTKAGRERAAKERFSVVRFSPKGDAVLVSNREGLWLVDAATSARDQVVATDDSSSTSPRVSFAAWTSDGQHLYLTSASRTKWERAVLRYDRATKQLATLVRDGRTYSGIRLSKDGKTVVLSIASGNHPADVYVADETLSAPRRLVESNPQLQSKRLGATDLVPFLDADGHQKYAVVYLPPDYQKGKPYPTIFNVYEDFFDDTFNSQLALLAGHGYVVVQPSVDFDIGFPGEAWLKGVTAAANKLIELGITDSSKMAVQGTSYGGYATNLLVTQTNRFKAAVNISGKVDLISFYTDSPRLGVRNVNAAEKTQDRIGATMWQQPQKYEQHSAVLFADRITTPLMLVTGAQDSNVPADNTREMYYALRRLGKEVVWVNYMNGGHGAGTATADDFLDMWRRVLAWYDAKLKGEKSKLATN